One window from the genome of candidate division KSB1 bacterium encodes:
- a CDS encoding universal stress protein encodes MLIKKILVPVDFSEFSDHAVDHALFIAEKNNSHVTLFHTIVLFQKSFNEVAPLRQYENFVKKKEEETFRYLQLHNEKALKKGITIDSQVTPGFSAADAILDYINDNDFDVVIMGTHGRTGLKKWFYGSVAEKVVCLSPIPVLTTMKPLRKFAIGKTLIPMDFSDYSKQAAERAIALGQEFGSQLVFMHVTSIFKIDSELPKRSEEKLREFTDVSDENATYVIKQGRAHHEIVKYANDNGVDLIIMATRGLSGLDHILFGSTTERVVRLANCPVLTLEREDS; translated from the coding sequence ATGTTAATCAAAAAAATCTTAGTTCCGGTAGACTTTAGTGAATTTTCAGATCATGCAGTTGATCATGCGTTATTTATTGCTGAAAAAAATAATTCTCATGTCACACTATTTCATACAATTGTGCTATTCCAGAAAAGCTTTAATGAAGTAGCCCCTCTTCGTCAATACGAGAATTTTGTTAAGAAAAAAGAAGAGGAAACCTTCAGGTATTTACAGTTACATAATGAAAAAGCACTAAAAAAAGGGATTACTATAGATTCACAAGTTACACCAGGTTTTTCTGCTGCAGATGCAATTTTAGATTATATAAACGACAATGACTTTGATGTCGTGATTATGGGTACCCATGGTCGAACTGGTTTAAAAAAATGGTTTTATGGCAGTGTAGCTGAAAAGGTGGTATGCCTTTCTCCAATTCCAGTTTTAACTACCATGAAACCCTTAAGAAAGTTTGCAATCGGGAAAACATTAATTCCAATGGATTTCTCCGACTACTCTAAACAAGCTGCAGAAAGGGCAATAGCACTTGGCCAAGAGTTTGGTTCACAGCTTGTGTTCATGCATGTAACGAGTATTTTTAAAATTGATTCAGAGTTACCAAAGCGATCAGAGGAGAAATTAAGAGAATTCACCGATGTCTCGGATGAAAATGCCACCTATGTTATAAAGCAAGGTCGGGCACATCATGAAATTGTGAAATATGCAAATGACAATGGCGTTGACTTGATTATAATGGCAACACGTGGATTAAGTGGGTTGGATCATATCTTATTTGGCAGTACTACGGAACGCGTTGTTCGACTGGCAAACTGTCCAGTTTTGACTTTGGAACGAGAGGACAGTTGA
- a CDS encoding ATP-binding protein codes for MSEKKKKYLIVTPSISEFLEIIRDFIKKIASNVGFIEEDVYKIQLSVDEACTNVINHAYDEITRSVMRVEVKVDEEKMDVSVIDYGRGFEPNIIKSPNMREYLKEYKRGGLGIHLIKKLMDEVKFSDTPFKKNQITMTIYRTPKKKKYNSRVENGTSTE; via the coding sequence ATGTCCGAGAAAAAGAAAAAATACCTGATCGTCACACCAAGTATAAGCGAGTTTTTAGAGATAATAAGAGATTTTATAAAAAAAATAGCCAGTAATGTTGGATTTATTGAGGAGGACGTCTATAAAATCCAACTCTCCGTGGATGAGGCATGTACTAATGTAATTAACCACGCTTATGATGAAATAACACGAAGCGTTATGCGAGTTGAGGTGAAAGTAGATGAAGAAAAGATGGATGTTTCGGTTATCGATTATGGAAGGGGATTCGAGCCAAATATTATTAAATCTCCGAATATGAGGGAATATTTAAAGGAATATAAAAGAGGCGGGTTAGGAATTCATTTGATTAAAAAGTTAATGGATGAAGTCAAGTTTTCGGATACCCCATTTAAGAAGAATCAAATAACTATGACAATATATCGAACACCTAAAAAAAAGAAATATAATTCAAGAGTGGAAAATGGAACCAGCACTGAATAA
- a CDS encoding YceI family protein: MKSIKIVRMIFLIISASFFSVQAQEISDYKFIISSESKLWFEGTSTLHDYKCVANEVTGSLMMKKSILSSFATGINDEIISGVVHIPVLSIKSGKNKMDKKMWKSLKADQFSEILYELTSAELIRLPDAENNQLLIKTIGILKVSGVEKNIEMEVTGSQSESGNIKFSGNKKLLMTDFNIKPPTMFLGTIKTGNEITVYFELVLIPNNRYEISKIGNFFN, from the coding sequence ATGAAATCTATAAAAATTGTTCGAATGATTTTTTTAATAATAAGTGCATCCTTCTTTTCAGTACAAGCTCAAGAAATATCAGACTACAAATTCATTATTAGTTCAGAAAGTAAGTTATGGTTTGAAGGTACTTCAACATTACATGATTATAAATGCGTTGCAAATGAGGTAACGGGGTCATTGATGATGAAGAAGTCAATCTTAAGTTCCTTCGCAACCGGGATTAACGACGAAATAATTTCCGGTGTCGTGCATATACCCGTCTTAAGCATCAAAAGCGGTAAAAACAAAATGGACAAAAAGATGTGGAAATCATTGAAGGCTGACCAGTTCTCTGAAATTCTATATGAATTAACCAGCGCTGAATTAATCAGATTACCGGATGCTGAAAATAATCAATTACTGATTAAAACAATAGGAATTTTGAAGGTTTCAGGAGTTGAAAAAAATATTGAGATGGAGGTAACCGGAAGCCAATCGGAGAGTGGTAATATTAAATTTAGCGGAAATAAAAAATTGTTAATGACTGATTTCAATATAAAACCGCCAACTATGTTCTTGGGTACGATTAAAACTGGGAATGAAATCACAGTTTACTTTGAATTAGTTTTGATTCCAAACAACCGTTATGAAATAAGTAAAATCGGAAATTTCTTTAACTGA
- a CDS encoding YceI family protein, translating to MKNLNKIRSVLLSLIITSLQVSALFSQVISLGPYTSLPKSRLWLEGKSNINKFSCESESLKGYAYFGPESFLLPVNNFDDVQSNTSVYFFIPVQSFDCGKKKMNKDMYKALNEKQNPTIKYELIKSQLIASPDTSSEWFQVNTHGNLTIAGMRKEIEMVIKIRPLSNGKYQVIGAIPISMYDFNIKPPSAFFGLIKAKPELFVRFDIKAMANQIDGTANQSNISINELRNSNQILTQRSLNSTNFDCNGNNKLITIIPK from the coding sequence ATGAAAAATCTGAATAAGATAAGAAGCGTTTTACTCTCACTCATAATTACTTCTTTGCAAGTAAGCGCCCTATTTTCCCAGGTTATAAGCTTAGGCCCCTATACCAGTTTGCCGAAAAGCCGTCTTTGGCTGGAAGGTAAATCCAATATTAACAAGTTCAGTTGCGAATCAGAATCATTAAAAGGCTATGCCTACTTTGGCCCTGAGAGTTTTCTTTTACCTGTAAACAATTTTGACGACGTTCAAAGCAATACTTCTGTTTATTTCTTTATTCCTGTTCAAAGTTTCGATTGCGGGAAAAAAAAGATGAACAAGGATATGTATAAAGCCCTGAATGAAAAGCAAAACCCAACCATAAAATATGAATTAATCAAATCGCAATTGATTGCATCTCCTGATACTTCCAGTGAATGGTTTCAAGTAAATACCCACGGCAATCTAACCATTGCAGGAATGAGGAAGGAAATTGAGATGGTCATCAAGATTCGACCACTCTCTAATGGTAAATACCAGGTTATTGGAGCTATTCCAATTTCTATGTATGACTTTAACATCAAACCACCCTCAGCCTTTTTCGGGTTAATAAAGGCAAAACCTGAATTATTTGTTCGCTTTGATATTAAGGCTATGGCCAACCAAATTGATGGCACAGCCAATCAGTCTAATATCTCAATTAACGAATTGAGAAATTCAAATCAAATTCTAACCCAACGTTCTTTGAATTCAACGAACTTCGATTGTAATGGAAACAATAAACTAATAACCATAATCCCAAAATAG
- a CDS encoding response regulator: MKQKHILVVDDEQNTLRSMEFILEAANYQVSVAKNGYEALKVLSNELKTCSPIDLIITDIQMPMLTGLKLIEKLQEFSYGIPVLIITGYGNKQLYAQLLENGYNEILDKPIEEDELLRRVKKLINNGNQPGR, encoded by the coding sequence ATGAAACAAAAACATATCCTTGTGGTTGATGACGAACAAAACACACTTCGTTCAATGGAATTTATATTAGAGGCTGCCAATTATCAAGTCAGCGTTGCGAAAAACGGGTATGAAGCCTTGAAGGTACTTTCCAACGAATTAAAAACTTGCTCACCAATCGACCTGATTATAACTGATATACAAATGCCAATGTTAACTGGATTAAAGTTGATCGAAAAACTGCAAGAGTTCAGCTATGGCATCCCCGTATTAATCATAACCGGGTATGGGAATAAGCAATTATATGCTCAACTGCTTGAAAATGGCTACAACGAAATTTTGGATAAGCCAATCGAAGAGGATGAATTGCTAAGACGTGTAAAAAAACTGATTAATAATGGAAATCAACCCGGTAGATAA
- the nirK gene encoding nitrite reductase, copper-containing, translating into MKKIFTWVIIVMVATFFGCDNQNKIDPATLSISGEMEAELTSPPAVPKPVGNRAPMKLIVNMEVVEKESEMMDGVTYIYWTFGGSVPGSFIRTRLGDEVEFHLRNHPDNKLPHNIDLHAVTGPGGGATSSFVAPGHEIMFSFKVINPGLYVYHCATAPVGMHIANGMYGLILVEPDGGLTPVDKEYYLMQGDFYTRGAYGKTGLQPFDMKKAIMETPDYVVFNGKVGSMTGDNAISANVGETVRLFVGNGGPNLVSSFHVIGEIFDRVNIEGGSAINKNVQTTLIPAGGSAIVEFKVDVPGTFIIVDHSIFRAFNKGALAMLKVSGEENKTIYSGTQQEGIYLPEGGAVQVMPETAQTVEAVKARSLFERIQFGKQVYDRTCFACHQANGEGIINAFPPLAQSDYLNADTNRAISTILNGLSGKITVNGLDYDSIMPKLVLTDEEVANVLTYVYNSWNNNKKEITPQIVNKLRK; encoded by the coding sequence ATGAAAAAGATATTTACATGGGTAATCATTGTAATGGTTGCAACGTTTTTTGGATGTGATAATCAAAACAAAATTGATCCCGCCACATTATCGATTTCCGGTGAAATGGAAGCGGAATTGACCAGTCCTCCGGCGGTCCCCAAACCGGTTGGTAATCGGGCGCCGATGAAATTAATCGTGAACATGGAAGTGGTGGAAAAAGAGTCCGAAATGATGGACGGTGTGACCTATATTTATTGGACTTTTGGCGGCAGCGTTCCCGGAAGTTTTATCCGAACCAGGCTTGGCGACGAGGTCGAATTTCATTTAAGAAATCATCCCGATAACAAATTACCCCATAATATTGATTTGCATGCTGTAACCGGACCTGGAGGCGGTGCGACATCTTCATTTGTGGCGCCTGGTCATGAAATCATGTTTTCCTTTAAAGTAATCAATCCCGGGTTGTATGTTTATCACTGCGCAACAGCCCCTGTAGGTATGCACATTGCTAACGGCATGTACGGTTTAATATTGGTTGAACCGGATGGCGGGCTGACACCGGTTGATAAGGAATATTACCTAATGCAAGGAGATTTTTATACCAGGGGCGCTTATGGAAAAACCGGGCTCCAGCCTTTTGATATGAAAAAAGCGATTATGGAAACCCCGGATTATGTGGTTTTCAACGGAAAGGTCGGGTCCATGACCGGAGATAACGCCATTAGTGCAAATGTGGGAGAAACGGTGAGATTATTCGTCGGCAATGGCGGTCCTAACCTGGTATCCTCATTTCATGTGATTGGGGAAATTTTTGATAGAGTAAATATTGAAGGCGGCAGCGCAATCAATAAAAATGTGCAAACCACATTGATTCCGGCAGGAGGATCGGCAATTGTTGAATTTAAAGTAGATGTTCCTGGAACATTTATTATAGTGGATCACTCCATTTTCAGGGCTTTTAACAAGGGAGCGCTGGCAATGCTAAAAGTGAGTGGAGAAGAAAATAAAACCATCTATTCCGGAACACAACAGGAAGGAATATACCTGCCTGAAGGAGGCGCCGTTCAGGTAATGCCGGAAACTGCGCAAACCGTTGAGGCAGTAAAAGCAAGATCCTTGTTCGAAAGGATACAGTTTGGTAAGCAGGTTTATGACCGCACATGTTTTGCATGTCACCAGGCCAATGGAGAAGGAATCATCAATGCATTCCCACCGCTGGCTCAATCTGACTATTTAAATGCGGATACCAACAGGGCTATTAGTACGATACTAAACGGACTTTCTGGAAAAATCACAGTCAATGGTTTGGACTACGATAGCATTATGCCTAAGCTAGTTTTAACAGATGAAGAAGTGGCTAATGTGTTGACCTATGTTTACAACAGCTGGAATAATAATAAAAAAGAAATTACTCCACAAATAGTAAACAAGTTAAGAAAATAA
- a CDS encoding formylglycine-generating enzyme family protein, whose amino-acid sequence MKQSQYVIFFLLLLNPMDPILGQTDKMAHIKGGVFVPLYGRDTLKVEIEDFLMDVYPVTNEQFLQFVLKFSEWQRSKVIPLFADDNYLAEWESDTSISWLLNLNAPVTSVSWFAARKYCECQGKRLPTIDEWEYSAMASQTRPDARIDSSYNQYILNWYETPKTFGNAIGQTFKNYWGVYDLHGLVWEWTIDFNSVLITGESRGDVDLDRKLFCAGGAVGATDLMNYAAFLRFAFRGSLKANYGVKNLGFRCVRDIK is encoded by the coding sequence ATGAAGCAGTCTCAGTATGTGATATTTTTCTTGTTGCTCCTTAACCCTATGGACCCTATTCTCGGCCAGACGGATAAAATGGCCCATATAAAGGGGGGTGTATTCGTGCCGCTCTATGGTAGAGATACACTGAAAGTTGAGATTGAAGATTTTCTGATGGATGTTTATCCGGTCACAAATGAACAGTTTTTACAGTTTGTCCTTAAGTTCTCCGAATGGCAAAGATCCAAAGTAATTCCGTTGTTCGCTGACGATAATTATCTTGCTGAATGGGAAAGCGACACGTCGATCAGTTGGCTTCTGAATCTAAATGCGCCTGTCACTTCGGTATCGTGGTTTGCTGCCAGGAAGTATTGCGAATGCCAGGGAAAGCGTTTGCCAACAATTGATGAATGGGAATACTCAGCGATGGCCAGTCAAACCAGGCCGGATGCAAGAATCGATAGCTCTTATAACCAGTATATTTTGAACTGGTACGAAACGCCTAAGACATTTGGAAATGCTATTGGCCAAACATTTAAAAATTATTGGGGAGTTTATGATCTTCATGGCCTGGTTTGGGAGTGGACCATCGATTTTAACTCGGTATTGATTACAGGAGAATCCCGCGGAGATGTGGATTTGGACAGAAAGCTATTCTGCGCAGGAGGAGCGGTTGGCGCTACCGATTTGATGAACTATGCCGCATTCTTGAGGTTTGCATTTCGTGGCAGCCTCAAGGCTAATTATGGTGTAAAAAACCTTGGTTTTCGATGTGTCAGGGATATTAAATGA
- a CDS encoding SCO family protein, producing MKFTILIGVTLLLLSCSQQQDETISLTGSDQNAEPLPGLSIFHLPSDWITQDNESIKLKDLRGNVLVMVMIYTSCQASCPRLVADMRSIESKIPGKFKEKVKLLLVSIDPKNDTPESLKKFAIDNKMAGDQWMFLNGTEEDVREFAMVLGFKYKKISPIDFSHSNIISVFNHEGVLAYQKNGLGVNNKEIVAKIIESADAIH from the coding sequence ATGAAATTCACTATTTTAATTGGAGTCACATTGCTGTTATTGTCATGCAGTCAACAACAAGATGAAACAATTTCTTTAACTGGAAGTGATCAAAATGCAGAACCTTTGCCGGGATTGTCTATTTTCCATCTGCCATCCGACTGGATAACTCAAGATAATGAGTCTATAAAACTCAAAGACCTGCGGGGAAATGTTTTAGTCATGGTAATGATCTATACATCCTGTCAAGCGTCTTGTCCGAGGCTTGTCGCAGATATGAGGAGTATAGAATCAAAGATTCCTGGAAAATTCAAGGAAAAGGTAAAACTGCTGCTCGTCAGCATTGATCCAAAAAACGACACGCCCGAAAGCTTAAAGAAGTTCGCAATCGATAATAAAATGGCTGGCGATCAATGGATGTTTTTAAATGGAACGGAGGAAGATGTGAGAGAGTTTGCAATGGTTCTTGGTTTCAAGTATAAAAAAATATCGCCTATTGATTTTTCCCATTCCAATATCATTAGTGTTTTCAACCATGAAGGGGTCCTGGCATACCAAAAAAATGGCCTGGGAGTGAATAACAAGGAAATCGTTGCCAAAATCATTGAATCGGCCGATGCAATCCATTAA
- a CDS encoding cbb3-type cytochrome c oxidase subunit I, producing MPKLTRWFIKSGFICLITALSIGVIIKSQIIQIASFSSAATPVYFHLFMVGWVTQLIFGVSYWMFPRFSRDKPRGSLLLGWSCFWLLNVGLFLRMIGEPLNHTYQNKFGWMLLISAVLQWLAGMFYIFNTWLRIKGD from the coding sequence ATGCCTAAGCTAACCAGATGGTTTATCAAATCCGGGTTCATATGCTTAATTACCGCCCTTTCAATTGGCGTTATTATTAAGTCGCAAATTATCCAAATTGCTAGCTTCTCATCTGCAGCTACGCCTGTTTATTTTCATCTCTTTATGGTTGGCTGGGTCACTCAATTAATTTTTGGAGTATCCTATTGGATGTTTCCTCGATTTAGTCGTGACAAACCTAGAGGAAGCTTATTACTGGGTTGGTCTTGCTTTTGGCTGTTGAATGTTGGTCTTTTTCTCCGGATGATTGGCGAGCCATTAAATCACACTTATCAAAATAAGTTTGGATGGATGTTATTGATATCGGCGGTTCTACAATGGCTAGCGGGAATGTTCTACATCTTTAATACCTGGTTGAGAATCAAAGGAGATTAA
- a CDS encoding nitronate monooxygenase — translation MKLPKIIQGGMGIGISNWNLARAVSMQGHLGVVSGTGIALVMIARLMDGDKEGHIRRALSHFPFQGPVKHILNKYYVPEPKTPQPPYKRPPMWTLKPPKSLYELTVISNFVEVFLAKEGHQNAVGLNLLEKVQMPTMASLYGAMLAEIDFVIMGAGIPVQIPGILARLAGHQAVSYRLDIQGADQGDDYRLHFDPQAIFPGVVERISRLPRPYFLPIISSVVLAKALIKRATGKIDGFVIEAPTAGGHNAPPRGPLHLNEDGEPIYGEKDVVDLNKIKQFGLPFWLAGGYDSPAKLQYALDAGAVGIQIGTAFAYCAESAMDETLKSRIIQKVLAQEIKLHTDPIVSPTGYPFKVVQLEGTLSDPKICQNRIRLCDVGMLRHLYKRANGKVGFRCPAEPVEQYLAKGGKPEDTVGKNCLCNNLSATAGYPQHRKDGYIEPPIVTAGDGLAAIGKYIKPGHHSYTAQDVLDYLTG, via the coding sequence ATGAAATTACCGAAGATAATTCAAGGGGGAATGGGCATTGGCATTTCCAACTGGAATTTGGCCAGAGCAGTGTCGATGCAGGGGCATCTGGGAGTCGTTTCGGGGACAGGGATTGCCCTGGTAATGATTGCACGATTGATGGATGGCGATAAAGAGGGGCATATTCGGCGGGCATTAAGCCATTTTCCCTTTCAAGGGCCGGTTAAGCACATTTTAAATAAATATTATGTCCCCGAACCAAAAACCCCACAGCCACCTTACAAACGCCCGCCGATGTGGACCCTCAAACCACCCAAATCGCTCTATGAGCTGACAGTCATTAGCAACTTCGTCGAGGTATTTCTGGCAAAGGAGGGGCATCAGAACGCAGTGGGGCTCAACCTGTTGGAGAAGGTACAGATGCCAACAATGGCCTCTCTTTACGGGGCGATGCTGGCGGAGATAGACTTCGTGATCATGGGAGCCGGCATCCCGGTGCAAATTCCCGGCATCCTCGCCAGGTTGGCCGGCCACCAGGCGGTTAGCTACCGGCTCGATATACAGGGAGCCGATCAAGGGGATGATTATCGCCTTCACTTTGATCCCCAGGCAATTTTCCCCGGCGTCGTGGAAAGGATAAGCCGATTGCCCCGCCCCTATTTTCTACCGATCATCTCCTCGGTGGTGCTAGCGAAGGCATTGATTAAACGGGCAACGGGTAAGATAGACGGCTTTGTCATCGAAGCACCCACCGCTGGCGGACACAATGCTCCCCCCAGAGGGCCGCTACACCTGAATGAAGATGGCGAACCGATCTACGGGGAGAAAGATGTGGTAGACTTAAACAAAATCAAACAGTTTGGTCTGCCCTTTTGGCTGGCCGGCGGCTACGACAGCCCAGCGAAACTGCAGTACGCACTAGATGCCGGCGCGGTCGGTATCCAGATAGGCACAGCTTTTGCTTATTGCGCCGAATCGGCCATGGATGAAACACTCAAAAGCCGCATCATCCAAAAAGTCCTCGCTCAAGAGATAAAGTTGCACACCGATCCCATCGTCTCCCCAACCGGCTACCCCTTCAAAGTGGTCCAACTGGAAGGAACCCTGTCAGATCCGAAGATTTGCCAGAACCGGATCCGGCTGTGCGATGTTGGTATGCTGCGACATCTCTACAAACGAGCGAATGGGAAGGTAGGGTTCCGCTGTCCGGCCGAACCGGTAGAGCAATACCTGGCAAAAGGGGGGAAACCGGAGGATACAGTCGGAAAAAACTGCCTGTGCAACAATCTATCCGCCACTGCGGGATATCCTCAGCATCGAAAAGACGGCTACATAGAACCACCGATAGTCACTGCCGGAGACGGGCTGGCAGCCATCGGAAAATATATCAAACCGGGCCATCACAGCTATACAGCCCAAGATGTACTTGACTATCTGACCGGGTGA